A window of Pedococcus aerophilus contains these coding sequences:
- the flgL gene encoding flagellar hook-associated protein FlgL encodes MTRVTPATLNSGVMAGLQSSLSRLQQTQEQLSSGRRLSRPSDSPVDTVAAMQLRAERKQADQLSRNIDDGMAWLNTSDQALSQTSTVLNRVRTLVLAGANSTNGPEERRAMAAEVDQLREAVLGIANTQYLGRPVFAGTQDTAVAFDPTTGAYAGNTQTVKRTVSPDAASGTLAVSVTGDQAFTTLLADPAAPSGQGLLARISSALRSGDLSALGTSLTQLDRASEAVRSTQTTVGARTNRLLATQAGGEVRADAVAAKLASVEGIDLAKTITDLTLQQTAYQAALGAAAKVVQPSLMDFLR; translated from the coding sequence ATGACCCGCGTCACCCCCGCCACGTTGAACAGTGGTGTGATGGCCGGGCTGCAGAGCAGCCTGAGCCGGCTGCAGCAGACCCAGGAGCAGCTCTCCTCCGGTCGCCGCCTCAGCCGGCCCTCGGACTCGCCCGTGGACACCGTGGCCGCGATGCAGCTCCGCGCGGAGCGCAAGCAGGCCGACCAGCTCTCGCGGAACATCGACGACGGCATGGCCTGGCTCAACACCAGCGACCAGGCCCTGAGCCAGACGAGCACGGTCCTCAACCGGGTCCGCACCCTGGTGCTCGCCGGCGCCAACAGCACCAACGGACCAGAGGAGAGGCGCGCCATGGCCGCAGAGGTCGACCAGCTCCGCGAGGCCGTCCTCGGGATCGCGAACACGCAGTACCTCGGTCGCCCGGTCTTCGCCGGCACCCAGGACACCGCCGTGGCCTTCGACCCGACGACCGGCGCCTACGCGGGCAACACCCAGACGGTGAAGCGCACGGTCTCCCCGGACGCCGCCTCGGGCACGCTCGCCGTCAGCGTCACGGGCGACCAGGCCTTCACGACGCTCCTGGCCGACCCGGCCGCCCCCTCGGGCCAGGGACTGCTCGCCCGGATCAGCAGCGCCCTGCGCAGCGGTGACCTCAGCGCCCTCGGCACCTCGCTCACCCAGCTCGACCGCGCCTCCGAGGCCGTGCGCTCGACCCAGACGACGGTCGGTGCGCGGACCAACCGCCTCCTGGCCACGCAGGCCGGTGGCGAGGTGCGTGCCGACGCCGTCGCCGCCAAGCTCGCCTCCGTCGAGGGCATCGACCTCGCCAAGACGATCACCGACCTCACCCTCCAGCAGACCGCGTACCAGGCAGCGCTCGGTGCCGCGGCCAAGGTCGTGCAGCCGTCGCTGATGGACTTCCTGCGCTGA
- the flgK gene encoding flagellar hook-associated protein FlgK, with protein sequence MSGFSSLGLGARALQAAQRGLELSGQNISNINTPGYSRQRLDQVAAGGSAVPAMWSQSQAYGDGVLVRGTERIRDEFLEARAQQVRGSASTLTSAAATLRSVEGIFGEPSDTGLQAQMASFWSSWSDVANDPTSTAPRTQLLEESAQLAASFQRTSQQLGQQWSGTREALVATVSEVNRTATDVARLNDAIRSAKVSGASTSELSDQRDQLVLQLGESVGAVGRLNDDGTVTVTVGGTQLVSGSRTSELRVGGPTVPGGSAPVTVTWASSGTPASVSGGEVHGMTTALNTTIPGYTASLDAIAAKLASTVNAQQAAGYDRTGAAGKPFFSGTTAATLAVSLTGTNGIAASKSPPPAYDGDNASAMAAHLTDKAGPDASYRNLIVELGVQSQSASRQADVQGVMLRQVDSARLGVSSVSLDEEMTNLMSYQHAYEAAARFVSVIDSTMDSLMNMAR encoded by the coding sequence ATGTCCGGCTTCTCCAGTCTGGGCCTCGGAGCCCGTGCCCTCCAGGCCGCCCAGCGCGGTCTCGAGCTCTCCGGCCAGAACATCAGCAACATCAACACCCCCGGCTACTCCCGCCAGCGGCTCGACCAGGTCGCTGCGGGAGGTTCTGCCGTCCCCGCGATGTGGTCGCAGTCCCAGGCCTACGGCGACGGCGTGCTGGTGCGCGGCACCGAGCGCATCCGCGACGAGTTCCTCGAGGCTCGTGCGCAGCAGGTACGGGGCAGCGCCTCGACGCTGACCTCCGCCGCGGCGACCCTGCGCTCGGTCGAGGGCATCTTCGGCGAGCCCAGCGACACCGGCCTCCAGGCGCAGATGGCGTCGTTCTGGAGCTCGTGGTCCGACGTGGCGAACGACCCGACGAGCACCGCACCACGAACCCAGCTCCTCGAGGAGTCCGCCCAGCTCGCGGCCTCGTTCCAGCGCACCAGCCAGCAGCTCGGCCAGCAGTGGTCCGGCACGCGTGAGGCGCTCGTCGCCACCGTGTCCGAGGTGAACCGCACGGCGACCGACGTGGCCCGCCTCAACGACGCGATCCGCAGCGCCAAGGTCTCCGGTGCCTCCACCAGCGAGCTGTCCGACCAGCGCGACCAGCTCGTCCTGCAGCTCGGCGAGAGCGTCGGCGCCGTCGGTCGGTTGAACGACGACGGCACCGTGACGGTCACCGTGGGCGGCACCCAGCTCGTGAGCGGCTCGCGCACCAGCGAGCTGCGCGTCGGCGGCCCGACCGTCCCCGGGGGCAGCGCACCGGTCACCGTGACCTGGGCGAGCAGCGGCACGCCGGCCTCGGTCAGCGGTGGCGAGGTCCACGGCATGACCACGGCGCTCAACACGACGATCCCGGGCTACACGGCCTCGCTCGACGCGATCGCCGCCAAGCTCGCGAGCACGGTGAACGCCCAGCAGGCAGCGGGCTACGACCGCACCGGTGCTGCCGGGAAACCGTTCTTCAGCGGCACCACCGCTGCCACCCTCGCGGTCTCGCTCACGGGCACCAACGGCATCGCCGCCTCGAAGTCGCCGCCCCCGGCCTACGACGGTGACAACGCGTCCGCCATGGCGGCGCACCTCACCGACAAGGCAGGCCCGGACGCGAGCTACCGCAACCTCATCGTCGAGCTCGGCGTGCAGTCGCAGAGCGCGAGCCGCCAGGCCGACGTCCAAGGAGTCATGCTCCGCCAGGTCGACTCGGCCCGCCTCGGTGTCTCCAGCGTCAGCCTCGACGAGGAGATGACCAACCTCATGTCCTACCAGCACGCCTACGAGGCGGCCGCCCGCTTCGTCAGCGTCATCGACAGCACGATGGATTCCCTCATGAACATGGCCCGCTGA
- the fliS gene encoding flagellar export chaperone FliS gives MTTSAMLRRRYNGDAVTTASPNRLVVMLYDRLLKDLNTAFGAVSQGDVEVAHRNLLHAQDIVTELSSSLDLSMWPEGAQLKALYDYLTERLVQANVSKDASLVAEALEIVEPLRDAFAEAALAPDLS, from the coding sequence GTGACCACTTCCGCGATGCTGCGGCGGCGCTACAACGGCGACGCAGTCACCACCGCTTCCCCCAACCGGCTCGTCGTCATGCTCTACGACCGCCTGCTCAAGGACCTCAACACCGCGTTCGGTGCCGTGAGCCAGGGTGACGTCGAGGTGGCGCACCGCAACCTGCTGCACGCCCAGGACATCGTGACCGAGCTGTCCAGCTCGCTCGACCTGAGCATGTGGCCCGAGGGCGCCCAGCTCAAGGCCCTCTACGACTACCTCACCGAGCGCCTCGTGCAGGCCAACGTCAGCAAGGACGCGTCCCTGGTGGCCGAGGCCCTCGAGATCGTCGAGCCGCTGCGCGACGCGTTCGCCGAGGCAGCCCTGGCGCCGGACCTGTCATGA
- the fliD gene encoding flagellar filament capping protein FliD has product MASIDGLVSGLNTTQIITQLMAVERLSGNPLLKGKSESQTMAAVLQGLNATLTGLQAAVKVFIPDTITKASAWTSATATSSLPGLATTSVGPNALPGTATFTVRSVATAGASVTSGSVGSLTTAVTDGPLLLGKGTAALGMASIASGPQLAKGAHTLAVTQSSAGASLTGAPLGNSITVDAGSATLSVEVDGTPTSITLTQGTYTRDQLAAEVGRASGGTLTASAGPDGALRLATTREGSAATLRLTAANTALGLSDTGTTAAGTDAVVSLDGVATTVASLTRGNQVTLPGANGDSLVFTLSGGLRAGAATATVVEVGAGSSLAQVVSSINGAGAGVRATAVQVSANAYRLQLTSMSTGSSSDVSLGQGAFPPGLSGLGGTVELQAGADTLLRVGTGPGAFDVTSSTTAVSGLLPGVTITAAKADPTTPVTVTVTSDAEGIATKMDALVTAANAALGYIADKSAYNADTKTAGVLLGDSMPRDLVRRLADSVIGTSTDLPAKAGVQVGRDGKISFDKAVFLAAYMKDPAAVEKTMTGMATRLGDTAKAAADPTDGYVTGQIKLEQDKVKDYTDRIASFENRMTLRQQTLQRQYSALETMLGSLKAQGEWLSGQLAALPTINSGKN; this is encoded by the coding sequence GTGGCCTCGATCGACGGACTCGTCTCCGGACTGAACACGACCCAGATCATCACCCAGCTGATGGCGGTGGAGCGCCTCTCGGGCAACCCGCTGCTCAAGGGCAAGAGCGAGAGCCAGACCATGGCGGCCGTGCTCCAGGGACTGAATGCCACCCTGACCGGCCTCCAGGCCGCGGTAAAGGTGTTCATCCCCGACACCATCACCAAGGCGTCGGCGTGGACCTCGGCCACCGCGACCTCCTCGCTCCCGGGCCTGGCCACCACCTCGGTCGGCCCGAACGCGCTGCCCGGCACCGCCACCTTCACGGTGCGCAGCGTCGCCACCGCCGGCGCGTCCGTCACCAGCGGCTCGGTCGGTTCGCTGACCACCGCAGTGACCGACGGCCCCCTCCTGCTCGGCAAGGGCACCGCGGCCCTCGGTATGGCGTCGATCGCCTCCGGTCCCCAGCTCGCCAAGGGCGCGCACACCCTGGCGGTCACGCAGTCCTCGGCCGGTGCGTCCCTCACGGGGGCACCGCTCGGCAACAGCATCACGGTCGACGCCGGGTCGGCCACCCTCTCGGTCGAGGTGGACGGCACCCCCACGTCCATCACGCTGACACAGGGCACCTACACGCGTGACCAGCTCGCGGCCGAGGTCGGCCGCGCCTCGGGCGGGACCCTGACCGCCTCCGCCGGTCCCGACGGTGCCCTGCGCCTGGCGACGACCCGGGAGGGTTCGGCCGCCACCCTGCGCCTCACGGCGGCCAACACCGCGCTCGGTCTCTCCGACACCGGCACGACGGCCGCGGGCACCGACGCGGTCGTGAGCCTCGACGGGGTGGCCACCACGGTCGCGAGCCTGACGCGCGGCAACCAGGTCACCCTCCCCGGTGCGAACGGCGACAGCCTGGTCTTCACCCTCTCCGGCGGTCTGCGGGCGGGGGCGGCCACCGCCACCGTGGTGGAGGTGGGCGCCGGGTCGTCGCTGGCCCAGGTCGTCTCCTCGATCAACGGGGCGGGCGCGGGCGTGCGGGCGACAGCGGTGCAGGTCTCGGCCAACGCCTACCGCCTCCAGCTCACCTCCATGTCGACGGGGTCCAGCTCCGACGTGTCGCTCGGCCAGGGGGCCTTTCCCCCCGGACTCTCGGGCCTCGGCGGCACCGTCGAGCTCCAGGCCGGTGCCGACACGCTCCTGCGTGTCGGCACCGGACCTGGCGCCTTCGACGTCACGTCGTCCACGACCGCCGTCTCGGGGCTTCTCCCGGGAGTGACGATCACGGCGGCCAAGGCAGATCCGACCACACCGGTCACGGTGACCGTCACCTCGGATGCCGAGGGCATCGCCACCAAGATGGACGCCTTGGTGACCGCGGCGAACGCCGCGCTGGGTTACATCGCCGACAAGTCCGCCTACAACGCCGACACCAAGACTGCCGGAGTCCTCCTGGGGGACTCCATGCCGCGAGACCTCGTGCGGCGCCTCGCCGACTCCGTCATCGGCACGTCGACGGATCTGCCGGCGAAGGCCGGGGTCCAGGTCGGTCGTGACGGCAAGATCTCGTTCGACAAGGCCGTCTTCCTGGCGGCCTATATGAAGGACCCCGCAGCGGTGGAGAAGACCATGACCGGGATGGCCACTCGTCTGGGCGACACGGCCAAGGCGGCCGCCGACCCCACCGACGGCTACGTCACCGGCCAGATCAAGCTCGAGCAGGACAAGGTCAAGGACTACACCGACCGCATCGCCAGCTTCGAGAACCGCATGACCCTTCGGCAACAGACCCTGCAGCGCCAGTACTCCGCGCTCGAGACCATGCTCGGCAGCCTCAAGGCGCAGGGCGAGTGGCTCTCCGGCCAGCTGGCGGCGCTGCCGACCATCAACAGTGGAAAGAACTAG
- a CDS encoding flagellin: MGLQINTNVSAMNAYRNLSSTQNAMSTSLERLSSGLRINKAADDAAGLAISEKLRAQSNGLNQAVSNAQDGISLIQTAEGALNETHSILQRMRTLAVQSANDTNSVSDREAIQKEVTQLSAELNKISERTQFNGQNLLDGSFTGKSLQLGANSGQNLSVTISGTSTASLSLSGADKASSVTGAVGTISGGTAVKGQFTVDSSNKVLDTAGNAVGVYDNTAKTATFSAANGGAVVTFDKTVLSGSTGSFSVTSAIDVTTQSGANTALSTIDAAITTVSGQRADLGAIQNRLQHTINSLSVAAENASAAESRIRDTDMAKEMTSFTRSQILQQAGVSMLAQANSAPQSVLKLLG; encoded by the coding sequence ATGGGTCTTCAGATCAACACCAACGTTTCGGCCATGAACGCCTACCGGAACCTCAGCTCCACCCAGAACGCGATGTCCACCAGCCTCGAGCGCCTGTCCTCCGGCCTGCGCATCAACAAGGCTGCGGACGACGCCGCCGGCCTGGCGATCAGCGAGAAGCTGCGCGCCCAGTCCAACGGTCTCAACCAGGCTGTGTCCAACGCGCAGGACGGCATCAGCCTCATCCAGACCGCTGAAGGTGCCCTCAACGAGACGCACTCCATCCTGCAGCGCATGCGCACCCTCGCTGTCCAGTCCGCCAACGACACGAACAGCGTCTCGGACCGCGAGGCCATCCAGAAGGAGGTCACGCAGCTCAGCGCGGAGCTCAACAAGATCTCCGAGCGCACGCAGTTCAACGGCCAGAACCTGCTCGACGGATCGTTCACCGGCAAGAGCCTCCAGCTCGGAGCCAACTCCGGTCAGAACCTGTCAGTCACCATCTCCGGGACCAGCACGGCCTCGCTGAGCCTGTCCGGTGCTGACAAGGCGAGCTCGGTCACGGGCGCGGTGGGCACCATCTCCGGTGGCACCGCCGTCAAGGGTCAGTTCACCGTCGACAGCTCCAACAAGGTGCTGGACACCGCAGGCAACGCCGTCGGTGTGTACGACAACACCGCCAAGACCGCGACGTTCTCGGCTGCCAACGGCGGTGCGGTCGTCACGTTCGACAAGACGGTGCTCAGTGGAAGCACGGGATCGTTCTCCGTCACCTCCGCGATCGACGTCACGACCCAGTCTGGTGCGAACACGGCGCTGAGCACGATCGACGCCGCGATCACCACGGTCTCCGGCCAGCGCGCCGACCTCGGTGCGATCCAGAACCGTCTGCAGCACACGATCAACAGCCTCAGCGTCGCCGCTGAGAACGCTTCGGCTGCCGAGTCCCGCATCCGCGACACCGACATGGCCAAGGAGATGACGTCCTTCACCCGGTCGCAGATCCTGCAGCAGGCCGGCGTCTCGATGCTCGCCCAGGCGAACTCCGCTCCGCAGTCCGTCCTCAAGCTGCTCGGCTGA
- a CDS encoding FliA/WhiG family RNA polymerase sigma factor, giving the protein MTVTGLRQPSSPQVDADSLCRAHLAIVHYEVRSLSVRLPSHVTLDDLTSAGMGALAAAAQSFDPERGVPFGRYAARRIKGALLDELRSLDWASRSLRAKAREREAARDALTTALRREPDERELATHLGVSLDEVREVGRDLHQSVVLRLDALVDAGADAMLPRHSQTPEAVVVERERESYLAAAVESLPERLKVVIRATFFEDRPLKEVADELGVTESRISQIRTEALKMLKDGMNANLDPDQLPSMEDGLVARRRAAYYAEIAGRASHRQRQTMQAAHQGGRIDGRIDRFAAGH; this is encoded by the coding sequence GTGACTGTTACTGGATTGCGTCAGCCGAGCTCGCCGCAGGTGGATGCCGACAGCCTGTGCCGTGCGCACTTGGCCATCGTTCACTACGAGGTGCGTTCGTTGAGCGTGCGACTTCCCTCGCACGTCACCCTCGACGACCTGACCTCGGCCGGCATGGGCGCCCTGGCCGCCGCCGCGCAGTCCTTCGACCCCGAGCGCGGGGTCCCCTTCGGTCGCTACGCCGCCCGCCGCATCAAGGGCGCCCTCCTGGACGAGCTCCGTTCGCTCGACTGGGCCTCGCGCAGCCTGCGGGCCAAGGCCCGCGAGCGGGAGGCCGCCCGCGACGCGCTCACCACAGCCCTGCGCCGCGAGCCCGACGAGCGCGAGCTGGCCACCCACCTGGGCGTCAGCCTCGACGAGGTCCGTGAGGTGGGCCGCGACCTGCACCAGTCGGTCGTCCTTCGCCTCGACGCCCTCGTCGACGCCGGCGCCGACGCGATGCTCCCGCGCCACAGCCAGACCCCCGAGGCCGTCGTCGTCGAGCGGGAGCGCGAGAGCTACCTCGCGGCCGCCGTCGAGTCCCTGCCCGAGCGCCTGAAGGTCGTCATCCGCGCCACGTTCTTCGAGGACCGCCCGCTCAAGGAGGTCGCCGACGAGCTCGGTGTCACCGAGTCGCGCATCTCCCAGATCCGCACCGAGGCGCTCAAGATGCTCAAGGACGGCATGAACGCCAACCTCGACCCCGACCAGCTGCCCTCCATGGAGGACGGGCTCGTCGCCCGGCGCCGCGCGGCGTACTACGCCGAGATCGCCGGCCGCGCCAGCCACCGCCAGCGCCAGACCATGCAGGCCGCCCACCAGGGCGGGCGCATCGACGGCCGCATCGACCGGTTCGCCGCCGGTCACTAG
- the flgN gene encoding flagellar export chaperone FlgN, which yields MKVDNDMAAMACAELSESLWRVRDLLELLAYRVEVQRALVETGRATWIARSTREVDQLLAEIRTAELMRAIETAPAAQALMLPDDASLGEIAAAAPAPWDHVIGEHRHALLEATSDLTQAALANRDLLASGARAVEDVLAQFSGPHTSSTYSASGTPEHDPTRRLFDQSS from the coding sequence ATGAAGGTCGACAACGACATGGCCGCGATGGCCTGCGCCGAGCTCTCGGAGTCCCTGTGGCGGGTCCGGGACCTCCTCGAGCTGCTTGCGTACCGCGTCGAGGTGCAGCGTGCCCTCGTCGAGACCGGTCGCGCCACCTGGATCGCCCGCTCGACCCGTGAGGTCGACCAGCTCCTCGCGGAGATCCGCACCGCCGAGCTGATGCGCGCCATCGAGACCGCGCCGGCCGCCCAGGCCCTCATGCTTCCTGACGACGCCTCGCTCGGCGAGATCGCGGCCGCTGCTCCGGCGCCCTGGGACCACGTCATCGGCGAGCACCGCCACGCCCTGCTCGAGGCCACCAGCGACCTGACCCAGGCCGCGCTGGCCAACCGCGACCTCCTCGCGAGCGGCGCCCGCGCCGTCGAGGACGTGCTCGCCCAGTTCTCCGGACCGCACACCTCCTCGACGTACAGCGCGTCGGGCACCCCCGAGCACGACCCCACCCGCCGCCTGTTCGACCAGAGCTCCTGA